Proteins encoded together in one Acidimicrobiales bacterium window:
- a CDS encoding secondary thiamine-phosphate synthase enzyme YjbQ — METTELALDTTGRHVVDLTGEAERFCRGRGDGLLHVFVPHATAGVAVFELGAGSDEDLDEALQRLLPREDRYYRHRHGSPGHGADHLLPVLVSPSMVVPVLDGRMALGTWQRVALVDLNDDNPKRRVRLSFVAG, encoded by the coding sequence ATGGAGACGACGGAACTGGCGCTCGACACCACCGGCAGGCATGTGGTCGATCTCACTGGAGAGGCCGAGCGCTTTTGCCGAGGGCGGGGCGACGGGTTGCTGCACGTGTTCGTGCCCCATGCCACTGCGGGCGTGGCGGTGTTCGAGTTGGGGGCGGGGTCGGACGAGGATCTCGACGAGGCGTTGCAGCGGCTGCTGCCCCGGGAAGACCGCTACTACCGGCATCGCCACGGTTCGCCCGGGCACGGGGCGGACCACTTGCTGCCGGTACTGGTGTCGCCGTCGATGGTGGTGCCGGTGCTCGACGGGCGCATGGCGTTGGGGACGTGGCAGCGGGTGGCGCTCGTCGACCTCAACGACGACAACCCGAAGCGGCGGGTGCGGCTCAGCTTCGTGGCCGGTTAG
- a CDS encoding DJ-1/PfpI family protein has protein sequence MTTIAIALFPDVEELDWAGPWEVLAAWALLFPDDGVRVVTVADTAEPIRCAKGARVLADCTWDDLGPIDVLVYPGGTGTRPQLGDERVRARLRELAGAGVLMASVCTGSLVYADAGLLDGRPATTHWIALDLLRSLGRDIDVQADARWVDSGSVVTASGVSAGIDMALHLVRRLHSEQRAREVKRAIQYDPQPPV, from the coding sequence ATGACGACGATCGCCATCGCGCTGTTCCCCGATGTCGAAGAGCTCGACTGGGCGGGGCCGTGGGAGGTGCTGGCGGCGTGGGCCCTGTTGTTTCCCGACGACGGCGTGCGGGTGGTCACGGTGGCCGACACTGCCGAGCCGATCCGGTGCGCCAAAGGGGCGCGGGTGCTGGCCGACTGCACGTGGGACGACCTGGGGCCGATCGACGTGCTGGTGTACCCGGGCGGCACAGGGACGCGACCGCAGCTGGGTGACGAGCGGGTGCGGGCTCGGCTGCGGGAGTTGGCGGGGGCGGGGGTGCTCATGGCCAGCGTGTGTACGGGGTCGCTCGTGTACGCCGATGCCGGGCTGCTCGACGGGCGTCCGGCCACCACGCACTGGATCGCCTTGGACCTGCTGCGGTCGCTGGGGCGCGACATCGACGTGCAGGCCGACGCCCGATGGGTCGACTCCGGCTCGGTGGTCACGGCGTCGGGAGTATCGGCGGGCATCGACATGGCGCTGCACCTGGTGCGGCGCCTGCACTCCGAACAGCGGGCGCGAGAGGTGAAGCGGGCTATCCAGTACGACCCGCAGCCGCCTGTGTGA
- a CDS encoding nitronate monooxygenase, with protein MLRTAFTDLVGCTVPIQLAPMGAVGTPDLAAAVIEAGGMAMLATTLVPGPALRSMIETVNAKAAGPLGVNVLMPFLDEALVDEIAPLVRLVDFYHGPPQPPLVGRVHNAGALAGWQVGSVDEAKAAADAGCDLLVVRGTEGGGRMWGDRSLWPLLDEVLDAVDVPVLAAGGIGTGRGLAAALAMGAAGVRLGTRFIATEESTAHDVWKDGVIAAGATDTVLTDAFSTMWPNGPEPHRVLRSAVEAAEQLDPDLEVVAELPGFPLPRFAVVPPNRATTGHVDAMALYAGESVYAVRSRERAGDVVRTIAADAEARLTQAAAGRTG; from the coding sequence ATGCTGCGCACCGCCTTCACCGACCTGGTCGGCTGCACCGTGCCCATCCAGCTGGCACCCATGGGCGCCGTTGGCACACCCGACCTCGCCGCCGCTGTCATCGAAGCGGGCGGCATGGCCATGCTGGCCACCACCCTCGTCCCCGGCCCCGCCCTGCGCTCGATGATCGAGACGGTCAACGCCAAGGCGGCCGGTCCCCTCGGCGTCAACGTGCTCATGCCGTTCCTCGACGAAGCCCTGGTCGACGAGATCGCCCCGCTGGTCCGGCTCGTCGACTTCTACCACGGCCCGCCCCAGCCGCCCTTGGTCGGACGGGTGCACAATGCGGGCGCCCTCGCCGGGTGGCAGGTCGGCTCCGTCGACGAAGCCAAGGCGGCGGCCGACGCGGGCTGCGACCTGCTCGTCGTCCGCGGCACCGAGGGCGGCGGGCGCATGTGGGGCGACCGGTCGTTGTGGCCGCTGCTCGACGAGGTGCTCGACGCCGTCGATGTGCCTGTCCTCGCCGCAGGCGGCATCGGCACCGGCCGGGGCCTGGCCGCCGCCCTGGCCATGGGCGCCGCCGGGGTGCGCCTGGGCACCCGGTTCATCGCCACCGAGGAGTCCACGGCTCACGACGTGTGGAAGGACGGCGTCATCGCCGCGGGCGCCACCGACACCGTGCTCACCGACGCCTTCTCCACCATGTGGCCGAACGGCCCGGAGCCCCACCGCGTCCTGCGCAGCGCAGTGGAGGCCGCCGAGCAACTCGACCCCGACCTCGAAGTGGTGGCCGAGCTACCTGGCTTCCCGCTCCCCCGCTTCGCCGTGGTCCCGCCCAACCGGGCCACCACCGGCCACGTCGACGCCATGGCCCTCTACGCCGGCGAGTCCGTCTACGCCGTCCGCAGCCGCGAACGGGCGGGCGACGTGGTGCGGACCATTGCCGCCGACGCCGAAGCGCGCCTCACACAGGCGGCTGCGGGTCGTACTGGATAG
- a CDS encoding rhodanese-like domain-containing protein, with product MTDSPPPAPEVDLDALAAALADGAPLVDVRTPEEYEQARVPGARLIPLDQLNSRADEIPRDQRVYVICALGGRSMAAATALNAAGWETVNVAGGTNAWVEAGRPYESGPA from the coding sequence GTGACCGACTCGCCGCCGCCCGCTCCCGAAGTCGACCTCGACGCACTCGCTGCCGCGTTGGCCGACGGCGCACCGCTCGTCGACGTGCGCACCCCTGAGGAGTACGAGCAGGCTCGCGTGCCCGGTGCTCGGCTCATCCCCCTCGACCAGTTGAACAGCAGGGCGGATGAGATCCCGCGGGACCAGCGGGTGTACGTGATCTGTGCGCTGGGCGGGCGCAGCATGGCGGCGGCCACCGCGTTGAACGCCGCCGGATGGGAGACCGTGAACGTGGCGGGCGGCACCAACGCATGGGTCGAAGCAGGCCGCCCGTACGAGTCGGGGCCGGCGTGA
- a CDS encoding CAP domain-containing protein yields MRAVCRGLIVMLATTLALFAMPALTGTASADNAGDESAFVSRINSLRASKGLPALVVDVRLTDVARAWSASMAKRNVLEHNPNLSSQAPSTWQKLGENVGYGGSVTQVHDAFVNSPSHYRNLVDGAFNAVGIGVVWAGSRMWVTEVFMQGPAQTAYAAAPSGPGWYRLAGAGGEVHGFGTASGFTTVPTNSPIVAIAARKGGGYWQAAANGAVFASGAAPFFGSMAGRPLNSPIVGMAPTRTGDGYWLVGRDGGIFSFGDAQFFGSTGSMRLNQPVVGMTASPTGNGYWFVASDGGIFSFGDARFHGSTGSMRLNAPVLGMAATASGGGYWLFARDGGIFTFGDAPFFGSTGSIRLNQPVVGMTPTSTGRGYWFVASDGGIFTFGDASFLGSTGGRYLSSPIVGMIGGL; encoded by the coding sequence ATGCGGGCAGTGTGCCGGGGACTCATCGTTATGTTGGCCACCACGCTGGCCCTGTTCGCCATGCCGGCCCTGACCGGTACGGCGTCGGCCGACAACGCCGGCGACGAGTCGGCCTTCGTCTCCCGCATCAACTCGCTGCGCGCCTCCAAGGGCCTGCCTGCGCTGGTCGTCGACGTCCGCCTCACCGACGTCGCCCGTGCCTGGTCGGCATCGATGGCCAAGCGGAACGTCCTTGAGCACAACCCCAATCTGTCGTCGCAGGCGCCGAGCACGTGGCAGAAGCTCGGTGAAAATGTCGGCTACGGCGGCAGCGTCACCCAGGTGCACGATGCCTTCGTCAACAGCCCCAGCCATTACCGCAACCTGGTCGACGGCGCCTTCAACGCCGTGGGCATCGGCGTCGTGTGGGCGGGCAGCCGCATGTGGGTGACCGAGGTCTTCATGCAGGGCCCGGCCCAGACCGCCTACGCCGCGGCTCCCAGCGGCCCCGGCTGGTACCGCCTGGCCGGCGCCGGCGGTGAGGTCCACGGGTTCGGCACGGCATCGGGCTTCACCACCGTTCCGACCAACTCGCCCATCGTCGCCATCGCCGCCCGCAAGGGTGGCGGCTACTGGCAGGCCGCGGCCAACGGGGCCGTGTTCGCCTCGGGCGCCGCCCCCTTCTTCGGTTCCATGGCGGGACGGCCGCTCAACTCGCCCATCGTCGGCATGGCGCCCACCCGCACCGGCGACGGGTACTGGCTCGTCGGACGGGACGGCGGCATCTTCTCCTTCGGCGACGCCCAGTTCTTCGGGTCGACCGGCTCGATGCGGCTCAACCAGCCCGTCGTCGGCATGACGGCGTCGCCCACGGGCAACGGCTACTGGTTCGTGGCCTCCGACGGCGGCATCTTCTCCTTCGGCGACGCACGGTTCCACGGCTCGACCGGCTCCATGCGCCTCAATGCCCCGGTGCTCGGCATGGCGGCCACCGCCTCGGGCGGCGGCTACTGGCTCTTCGCCCGTGACGGCGGCATCTTCACCTTCGGTGATGCGCCGTTCTTCGGCTCGACCGGTTCCATCCGGCTCAACCAGCCGGTGGTGGGCATGACGCCGACCTCGACGGGCCGGGGCTACTGGTTCGTGGCCTCCGACGGCGGCATCTTCACCTTCG
- the vsr gene encoding DNA mismatch endonuclease Vsr gives MADAATARGRPRLETDDATSLRMSRQRRHDTTPERLLRSLLHRRGLRYRLHRRPVPGLRRQADLVFVGPRVAVFVDGCFWHCCPEHATSPKANGAWWAAKLARNVERDRETDQRLAAAGWRVVRVWEHEDPAAAAERVAAVVKISAKVPLTPN, from the coding sequence GTGGCCGACGCCGCCACCGCCCGGGGCCGCCCTCGCCTGGAGACGGACGACGCCACGAGCCTGCGCATGAGCAGGCAACGGCGGCACGACACCACCCCGGAACGGCTCCTGCGGTCGCTGTTGCACCGGCGTGGCCTGCGCTACCGGTTGCACCGGCGACCGGTGCCAGGGCTCCGGCGTCAAGCCGACCTGGTGTTCGTCGGGCCTCGAGTGGCGGTGTTCGTCGACGGGTGCTTCTGGCACTGTTGCCCCGAGCATGCGACGTCGCCCAAAGCGAACGGGGCGTGGTGGGCGGCCAAGCTGGCGCGCAACGTCGAGCGGGATCGCGAAACCGATCAGCGCCTGGCCGCCGCCGGGTGGCGGGTCGTGCGAGTGTGGGAGCACGAGGACCCGGCGGCCGCGGCCGAACGGGTGGCTGCCGTGGTGAAGATTTCTGCGAAGGTGCCGTTGACACCGAACTGA
- the flgN gene encoding flagellar export chaperone FlgN, with protein sequence MTELSNLLWRERQLLDLLQFKLEEECLLLECERDRWLAHAGREVELVLDEISRVEMARALELADVAPQFGLGSQPTLSDLAEAAPSPWGALFTDHRAALRLASQEVVETAKRSRALLERGRHDTVRALRALAEEELAG encoded by the coding sequence ATGACGGAGCTGTCGAACCTGCTGTGGCGTGAACGCCAGTTGCTTGACCTCTTGCAGTTCAAGTTGGAGGAAGAGTGCCTGTTGCTGGAGTGCGAGCGCGACCGCTGGCTGGCCCACGCCGGGCGCGAGGTCGAGCTTGTTCTCGACGAGATCAGCCGGGTGGAGATGGCCCGCGCCTTGGAGCTCGCCGACGTCGCGCCCCAGTTCGGCCTCGGCTCGCAGCCCACGCTGAGCGACTTGGCCGAGGCGGCCCCGTCGCCCTGGGGTGCGTTGTTCACCGACCACCGCGCCGCGTTGCGGCTGGCCTCCCAAGAGGTCGTGGAGACGGCCAAGCGCAGTCGGGCGTTGTTGGAACGGGGTCGACACGACACGGTACGGGCCTTGCGGGCCTTGGCCGAAGAGGAGTTGGCGGGATGA
- a CDS encoding YbaK/EbsC family protein has product MTTDHPRDDIERRVVAALDAAGVPYELLDCDPALADTAAFSEHYGYPVGMSANTIVVASKREPKVYAACVVLAPRRLDVNNTVKRRMGVNKASFATAEETTELTGMQIGGVTALALPPSMPLWVDGEVMRQEAVILGGGSRAMKVKVAPEVFNRIPGAEIVDRLYLD; this is encoded by the coding sequence GTGACGACGGACCATCCCCGCGACGACATCGAACGCCGAGTGGTGGCCGCCCTCGACGCGGCCGGCGTTCCCTACGAGCTGCTCGACTGCGACCCGGCGTTGGCCGACACTGCGGCGTTCTCCGAGCACTACGGCTACCCAGTCGGGATGTCGGCGAACACCATCGTGGTGGCCTCGAAACGAGAGCCCAAGGTCTATGCGGCGTGTGTGGTGCTGGCCCCACGGCGGCTCGACGTGAACAACACCGTGAAGCGGCGCATGGGGGTCAACAAGGCGTCGTTTGCCACGGCCGAGGAGACGACCGAACTGACCGGCATGCAGATCGGCGGCGTCACCGCCTTGGCGCTGCCGCCGTCGATGCCGCTGTGGGTCGACGGTGAGGTCATGCGCCAAGAGGCCGTGATCCTGGGCGGCGGGAGCCGGGCCATGAAGGTGAAGGTGGCCCCTGAGGTCTTCAACCGGATCCCCGGTGCCGAGATCGTCGACCGCCTCTACCTCGACTGA
- a CDS encoding sigma-70 family RNA polymerase sigma factor: MEDAALVERAAAGDEVAFEAMVRRHTDAVWRLARANLRDDFAAEEAVQDTFVKAHRALAGFRGDASVRTWLLAICQRTCIDISRRKRPTVVSLDEARRARAREEQPELTVALDQAMGRLSDDERRAFTLVDVLGYSREEAAQIVGVPPSTMRSRVAKARLRLMDALGDAPSESTR, encoded by the coding sequence GTGGAGGATGCCGCCCTTGTCGAGCGGGCCGCGGCCGGCGACGAAGTGGCCTTCGAGGCCATGGTGCGTCGGCATACCGACGCGGTCTGGCGCCTGGCGCGGGCGAACCTGCGCGACGACTTTGCGGCCGAAGAAGCCGTGCAGGACACGTTCGTGAAGGCCCACCGCGCCCTGGCTGGTTTCCGAGGCGATGCATCGGTGCGCACCTGGCTGCTGGCTATCTGCCAGCGGACGTGCATCGACATATCGCGTCGTAAGCGGCCCACCGTCGTCTCGCTCGACGAGGCACGACGAGCGCGCGCCCGCGAGGAGCAACCGGAGCTCACGGTTGCCCTCGACCAGGCCATGGGCCGCTTGTCGGACGACGAGCGGCGGGCGTTCACGCTCGTCGACGTCCTCGGCTACAGCCGGGAGGAAGCAGCGCAGATCGTGGGCGTCCCGCCCTCGACGATGCGCTCGCGGGTGGCGAAGGCCCGCCTTCGCCTGATGGACGCGCTCGGTGACGCGCCGTCCGAGAGCACGAGGTGA
- a CDS encoding crotonase/enoyl-CoA hydratase family protein: MTVRTSVEAGGVFVVTIDRPEVRNAVDRPTAEALAEAFRSFDADDSLSVGVLAGAGGTFCAGADLKGVATGRGNRVSDDMADDGPMGPTRMLLSKPLLAAVEGHAVAGGLELALWCDLRVAASDAVFGVYCRRWGVPLVDGGTIRLSRLVGHSHALDLILTGRGVSGEEAQRMGLANRLCPPGEALAAAVELARSIAAFPQLCMRADRRSSYEQWGMSLPDALARETALGLEVIASGETVAGAARFAAGEGRHGAF, translated from the coding sequence GTGACCGTCCGCACCTCGGTCGAAGCGGGTGGCGTGTTCGTCGTCACCATCGACCGGCCCGAGGTGCGCAACGCCGTCGACCGCCCGACCGCCGAGGCGTTGGCCGAGGCGTTCCGCTCCTTCGACGCCGACGACTCGTTGTCGGTGGGGGTGCTCGCCGGGGCGGGCGGCACGTTCTGTGCGGGCGCCGACCTCAAGGGCGTGGCCACCGGGCGGGGGAACCGGGTGTCCGACGACATGGCCGACGACGGCCCCATGGGACCGACGCGCATGTTGCTGTCGAAGCCGCTGCTGGCGGCCGTCGAGGGCCACGCCGTTGCTGGTGGGTTGGAGTTGGCGCTGTGGTGCGACCTACGGGTGGCGGCGTCCGACGCGGTGTTCGGCGTGTACTGCCGGCGGTGGGGGGTGCCGCTGGTCGACGGCGGCACCATCCGCTTGTCGCGGTTGGTCGGCCACAGCCACGCCCTCGACCTGATCCTCACGGGGCGCGGTGTGTCGGGCGAGGAGGCGCAGCGCATGGGGCTGGCCAACCGGTTGTGCCCGCCGGGCGAGGCGCTGGCGGCGGCGGTGGAGCTGGCCCGGTCGATCGCCGCCTTCCCGCAACTGTGCATGCGGGCCGACCGCCGCTCGTCGTACGAGCAGTGGGGCATGTCGTTGCCCGACGCACTGGCGCGGGAGACGGCGCTCGGACTGGAAGTGATCGCCTCTGGCGAGACGGTGGCGGGCGCCGCCCGCTTCGCTGCGGGTGAAGGCCGCCACGGCGCCTTTTAG
- a CDS encoding helix-turn-helix transcriptional regulator — translation MTTSHDRPGTSGVPESPPRKKDRREAVEFGRRVRAGRNVLRLSQEQLGERSGLHRTYIGHIERGEVNPTLHNVLLLAEALGVDASELVRGLRTDPDP, via the coding sequence ATGACAACATCCCACGACCGTCCAGGGACCTCGGGCGTACCCGAGTCGCCTCCCAGGAAGAAGGACCGACGGGAAGCCGTCGAGTTCGGGAGGCGCGTCAGGGCCGGTCGGAACGTGCTCAGGCTGTCGCAGGAGCAGCTGGGCGAACGTTCAGGCCTCCACCGCACGTACATCGGCCACATCGAGCGGGGTGAGGTCAACCCGACGCTGCACAACGTCCTCCTGCTGGCCGAGGCGCTCGGCGTCGACGCCTCGGAACTCGTCCGCGGCCTGCGGACCGACCCCGACCCCTGA